One segment of uncultured Tolumonas sp. DNA contains the following:
- a CDS encoding LysR family transcriptional regulator produces MIKENINDLLSFLEVANEKNFTKAAVKLGVSQSALSHTVKALEERLGVRLLNRTTRSVSLTEAGERLLNSFAPRITEMDEELMAIREQQTRLSGKIRITTPEYAAHHVLWPFLETFLPRYPDIHFEVIIENSFTDIVAERFDAGVRLGEQIAKDMIATRISPDLKMQVVASPAYFEKNEKPITPEDLQKHQCINLKPSLARGLYAWEFQKEERLISVKVDGQLIFNTSLQIKNAALAGFGLAYLPYDMVKSELDAGSLIGVLHSWCPLFDGFHLYYPSRKQHTKAFILFLEELKIARELRGGF; encoded by the coding sequence ATGATCAAAGAAAATATCAATGATTTACTTTCTTTTCTCGAAGTTGCTAACGAGAAGAATTTTACCAAAGCAGCCGTTAAGCTCGGGGTTTCCCAATCAGCATTAAGTCATACTGTTAAAGCACTGGAAGAGCGACTAGGCGTGCGGTTGCTAAACAGGACTACCCGCAGTGTTTCATTAACAGAAGCCGGAGAGCGTTTATTAAATTCATTTGCACCGCGAATTACGGAAATGGACGAAGAGCTGATGGCTATCCGGGAACAACAAACTCGACTTAGTGGCAAAATTAGGATCACGACGCCAGAATATGCCGCGCACCATGTGTTATGGCCTTTTTTAGAGACTTTTCTACCTCGATACCCAGATATTCATTTCGAAGTGATTATTGAAAACAGTTTCACGGATATCGTTGCTGAGCGCTTTGATGCTGGCGTTCGTCTGGGTGAGCAAATTGCCAAAGATATGATTGCCACGCGAATTTCTCCAGATTTAAAAATGCAGGTTGTTGCTTCACCGGCCTACTTTGAAAAGAATGAAAAACCCATTACTCCAGAGGATTTGCAAAAGCACCAATGCATTAATTTGAAACCATCACTGGCTCGTGGACTTTACGCTTGGGAGTTTCAAAAAGAAGAGCGCCTGATAAGTGTTAAAGTGGATGGACAACTGATTTTTAATACGTCTTTGCAAATTAAAAATGCAGCCTTAGCCGGTTTTGGGTTGGCTTATCTGCCCTATGATATGGTGAAATCAGAGCTGGATGCAGGTAGTTTGATCGGTGTGCTTCATTCATGGTGCCCGCTGTTTGATGGTTTTCATCTGTATTATCCAAGTAGAAAACAACACACAAAAGCATTTATTTTGTTTCTGGAAGAATTAAAAATTGCACGTGAACTGCGAGGTGGATTTTAA
- a CDS encoding MFS transporter yields MNKFSAHQKVVLSIILASYFIIILDISVVITGLPKILAELHFSSASLSWIQSAYTLTFGGFLLLGARAGDILGRKKMYLIGLAIFIITSLVISMAETPDIMLSARALQGLGAAILAPSTLALLSVNFSDAHDRSRAMAYYSSVAGIGATVGLVAGGIFADLLSWRVGFFINVPLGLLLFFAALKHLEESEKHSGQFDLAGAVTSTLGMSALVFGIVNSATDGWMGSLTLTSLLSGVVMLGIFVLNERYAAQPIMPLRLLNHRIRAGAYLTRIFFLGGMVGFFFFITQYLQLVKGFSPLAAGAAFMPMTLVSFIAAIRAQVLSLRWGDTRLLLTGLMITFAGIFCLTYVTSDTNYITGIALPMVLIGIGQGFTFAPLTGLGVYDVEARDTGAASGLVNVSHQIGSSLGLGILVVVFETTVQNNSSDADALAQRIANTMTMSALMIFLALISVIVLIARRDRQYGIKNELLS; encoded by the coding sequence ATGAATAAGTTTTCTGCTCATCAGAAAGTAGTACTTTCGATAATTTTAGCCAGTTATTTTATCATCATCCTCGATATCTCCGTAGTGATCACCGGATTACCTAAAATTCTGGCAGAACTCCATTTTTCATCTGCAAGCTTGTCCTGGATCCAAAGTGCGTACACATTAACATTTGGTGGTTTTTTACTACTCGGGGCCCGAGCAGGGGATATCCTTGGACGTAAAAAAATGTATTTGATCGGACTCGCAATATTCATTATTACATCGCTAGTGATCAGTATGGCTGAGACACCGGACATAATGCTGTCAGCCCGCGCATTACAAGGTCTTGGTGCTGCTATTTTGGCCCCGTCTACATTAGCCTTGTTATCGGTTAATTTTTCGGATGCTCATGATCGAAGCAGGGCGATGGCTTATTACAGTTCAGTTGCCGGTATCGGGGCCACCGTCGGGTTGGTTGCGGGTGGTATTTTTGCCGACTTATTATCTTGGCGAGTTGGCTTTTTTATCAATGTTCCATTGGGATTGTTGTTGTTTTTTGCCGCTTTAAAACACCTTGAGGAAAGTGAAAAACATTCTGGTCAATTTGATTTAGCTGGTGCAGTGACCTCTACACTGGGTATGAGTGCTTTAGTTTTTGGCATTGTGAATTCTGCAACAGACGGTTGGATGGGATCATTGACTCTGACCTCATTACTCTCTGGCGTGGTGATGTTAGGAATATTTGTATTGAATGAACGCTATGCTGCACAACCAATTATGCCATTACGCTTATTAAATCATCGTATTCGCGCTGGTGCTTATCTCACCCGTATTTTCTTTCTAGGTGGCATGGTCGGTTTTTTCTTTTTTATTACTCAGTATCTTCAATTAGTAAAAGGATTCAGTCCTTTGGCTGCGGGTGCTGCTTTTATGCCTATGACTCTAGTGAGTTTTATTGCAGCTATTCGAGCACAGGTGCTTAGTTTGCGATGGGGAGATACACGTTTACTGCTTACTGGGCTTATGATCACTTTTGCTGGAATATTTTGTCTTACTTATGTCACATCGGATACGAATTATATCACGGGGATCGCACTACCTATGGTGCTAATCGGTATTGGACAAGGTTTTACATTTGCGCCATTGACCGGGTTAGGGGTTTATGACGTAGAAGCGAGAGACACAGGAGCCGCTTCAGGATTGGTTAATGTGTCACATCAAATCGGCAGCTCATTGGGGTTAGGTATTTTAGTTGTAGTTTTTGAGACAACGGTACAAAACAACTCAAGCGATGCAGATGCATTAGCACAGCGGATCGCCAATACCATGACAATGAGTGCATTAATGATCTTCCTAGCTTTGATATCGGTAATTGTGTTGATTGCTCGCCGTGATCGTCAATACGGTATTAAAAATGAACTGTTGTCATAA
- a CDS encoding flavodoxin — translation MSSNSPNVSIKHIILFFLISTFCFSARAEQSLTNKKILIIYFSQPESINLSDTDGMTGASVITKNETTLGSTEYIATIIQKQTQGDLFRIETVKPYPLTHEPLIRYAEKEQQENFHPALKNKINNLNDYQVVFVGYPIWWYKMPMALYTLFEQYNFSDKTIIPFTTHGGSQFSGSIGEIKRLQPNAHVVNNGLAIFRNNIANANTEKYVIEWLNNLKI, via the coding sequence ATGAGTTCAAACAGTCCAAACGTGAGCATTAAACACATTATTCTATTTTTTCTTATTTCTACGTTTTGTTTCAGTGCAAGAGCGGAACAATCGTTAACAAATAAAAAAATATTAATCATCTATTTTTCTCAGCCTGAGAGCATCAATTTATCTGATACTGATGGGATGACGGGAGCAAGTGTAATTACCAAAAATGAAACAACGTTAGGAAGCACAGAATACATAGCCACAATCATACAGAAACAGACGCAGGGTGATTTATTTCGTATCGAAACTGTGAAACCGTATCCACTAACACATGAACCATTAATTCGTTACGCAGAAAAAGAGCAACAAGAAAATTTCCATCCTGCACTGAAAAACAAAATAAATAATCTTAATGATTATCAGGTGGTTTTCGTTGGTTACCCGATCTGGTGGTACAAAATGCCAATGGCATTATATACGTTATTTGAGCAATATAATTTCAGTGATAAAACCATCATCCCTTTCACAACTCATGGTGGCAGTCAATTCTCAGGCTCGATCGGCGAGATAAAGCGCCTGCAACCCAATGCTCATGTTGTTAATAATGGACTGGCCATTTTTCGTAACAATATAGCTAATGCTAATACAGAAAAGTACGTTATCGAATGGCTGAATAACCTTAAAATATAA
- a CDS encoding DUF4405 domain-containing protein, whose amino-acid sequence MRKKYKFQVVQDLGMLFVLLSLMAYHLWGEYIHEILGVTFLGAVLLHVALNVHWFKNLTNGNWPNIRILQVALNLILLFVFTSAIISGLMLSRHLLPNIIFHNGSDLVRKIHMTSVHWGLVLIGLHLGLHWKMLSNFFLKIFSISPTSTLAGRIMPSIFILMSCYGLYQFIQRNLYSYLLIKIDFSFFNFDESRIIFYTDEISICIFVAYLTHYLLQALLFSKTK is encoded by the coding sequence ATGAGAAAAAAATACAAATTTCAAGTAGTTCAAGACTTGGGGATGTTATTCGTTTTACTTTCACTTATGGCTTATCACTTATGGGGGGAGTATATTCATGAAATTCTTGGAGTGACATTTCTTGGGGCTGTATTACTACATGTTGCATTAAATGTTCATTGGTTTAAAAATTTAACTAATGGGAATTGGCCTAATATCAGAATATTACAGGTTGCTTTAAACTTAATCCTTCTCTTTGTTTTCACTTCAGCCATTATAAGTGGATTAATGCTCTCGCGGCATTTATTGCCTAACATTATATTTCACAACGGTTCGGATTTGGTTAGAAAAATTCACATGACAAGTGTTCATTGGGGATTGGTGCTTATTGGTTTGCATTTAGGCCTGCACTGGAAAATGTTATCGAACTTTTTCTTAAAAATCTTCTCAATTTCACCGACATCAACACTGGCAGGCAGAATAATGCCTTCAATTTTCATATTAATGTCATGTTATGGCCTATATCAATTTATACAGCGCAACTTGTACTCTTATTTGTTAATTAAGATAGATTTCTCTTTTTTTAACTTTGATGAATCACGAATCATTTTTTATACTGATGAAATCTCGATATGCATTTTTGTTGCCTATCTGACGCATTATTTATTACAGGCATTACTTTTTTCGAAAACAAAATAA
- a CDS encoding LysR family transcriptional regulator, whose product MLKENLIDLYNFMLVADEASFTKAAVKLGVTQSALSHSLKAFEKRMGSKLLERTTRKVGLTVVGKKLFDELYTHFADIENSLNIASTESSSLISVIKLAAPEIAAHKLLWPVLSVFLSHHTNVKIEVDIIDPTCQNFSDFDAVIEIGESIYKDRKTTQLSKEHKIVTISSPAYIEHHGEPKIPFEVNNHKTIGIVTPFQSKKTFWKFTQHGDEMVIENDFSLIFNTYSQLILAVKGHAGIAHLPQMLVDSELESGELKAILSDWCSSMPGFYIHYSASQSYNPILSQLINSLKNYAENEIL is encoded by the coding sequence ATGTTAAAAGAAAACTTAATCGATCTGTATAATTTTATGCTTGTGGCTGATGAGGCCAGTTTCACAAAAGCTGCTGTTAAGCTCGGTGTTACTCAATCAGCGTTAAGCCATTCATTGAAAGCATTTGAAAAAAGAATGGGTAGCAAATTACTTGAAAGAACCACGCGTAAAGTAGGGTTAACGGTAGTGGGAAAAAAGCTGTTTGATGAGTTGTACACCCATTTCGCTGACATAGAAAATAGTCTTAATATTGCAAGTACTGAAAGTAGTTCACTGATCAGTGTAATAAAGTTAGCAGCGCCAGAAATTGCGGCACATAAGTTACTATGGCCAGTTTTATCTGTCTTTTTAAGCCATCACACAAATGTCAAAATTGAAGTCGATATTATAGATCCCACATGCCAGAATTTTTCTGATTTTGATGCAGTGATTGAAATTGGAGAGTCTATTTATAAAGATAGAAAAACAACTCAACTATCAAAAGAACATAAAATTGTTACTATCTCTTCACCTGCATATATAGAGCATCATGGAGAGCCGAAAATTCCATTTGAAGTTAATAATCATAAAACAATCGGTATCGTTACCCCCTTTCAGTCTAAGAAAACGTTCTGGAAATTCACTCAACATGGCGATGAGATGGTTATTGAAAATGATTTTTCTCTCATTTTCAATACCTACTCACAATTGATCTTGGCAGTAAAAGGCCATGCAGGGATAGCCCATCTACCTCAAATGTTGGTTGATTCGGAGTTGGAATCAGGTGAACTTAAAGCAATATTATCTGATTGGTGCTCATCCATGCCTGGTTTTTATATTCACTATTCTGCCAGTCAATCTTATAACCCTATTTTATCCCAGCTTATTAATTCGTTAAAAAATTATGCAGAAAATGAAATTTTGTGA
- a CDS encoding iron-containing alcohol dehydrogenase yields the protein MNNFTYQNTTKIHFGKGQIAKISEEIPANARVLVTYGGGSIKKNGVYDQVIAALDHATVFEFSGIEPNPHYETLINAVEIVKRENINFILAVGGGSVIDGSKFIAAASVYPNDPWEIIQTYGATVKEAIPLGSILTLAATGSEMNNGSVVTKAATKDKLFFKSPHVQPRFSVLDPETTFSLPQRQIANGVVDSFVHTVEQYVTYPVNAKVQDRIAEGLLRTLLEDGPVAIKDPQNYDARANLMWAATMALNGTLATGVPTDWATHMIGHEITGLYGLDHAQTLAIVIPAVWKFKKAQKMAKLAQYAEAVFAIHDGNDEQKADAAIARTEAFFEVMGNKTRLSAYGLTEQDIPAISEKLQQHGHIKLGEYGDITPVEVQQILKLAL from the coding sequence ATGAATAACTTCACCTATCAAAATACGACCAAAATTCACTTTGGCAAGGGTCAAATTGCCAAAATTTCTGAAGAGATCCCAGCCAATGCCCGCGTCTTAGTGACTTATGGCGGTGGTAGTATTAAAAAGAATGGTGTTTATGATCAAGTTATAGCTGCGTTGGACCATGCCACGGTATTTGAATTTAGTGGTATTGAGCCTAACCCTCACTATGAAACGCTTATTAACGCCGTGGAAATAGTAAAACGAGAAAATATTAATTTTATTCTTGCAGTCGGGGGCGGATCGGTCATTGATGGTAGTAAATTTATCGCGGCAGCGTCTGTTTACCCGAACGACCCATGGGAAATTATCCAAACTTACGGGGCAACCGTAAAAGAAGCGATACCTTTAGGCAGCATTCTTACCCTTGCGGCAACTGGTTCTGAAATGAATAATGGTTCCGTTGTTACAAAAGCCGCCACAAAGGACAAACTTTTTTTCAAATCACCTCATGTGCAACCCCGTTTTTCGGTGTTAGATCCTGAAACCACGTTCAGCTTGCCTCAACGACAAATTGCTAATGGGGTTGTTGATAGTTTTGTGCATACAGTTGAACAATATGTCACCTACCCTGTTAATGCAAAGGTGCAGGATCGTATTGCGGAAGGATTACTCCGTACATTACTAGAGGACGGCCCTGTCGCGATTAAAGATCCACAAAACTATGATGCCAGAGCCAATCTGATGTGGGCAGCAACCATGGCATTAAATGGCACACTGGCAACCGGAGTTCCGACCGATTGGGCTACTCATATGATCGGTCATGAAATTACCGGTTTATATGGTTTAGACCATGCTCAAACGTTAGCGATTGTGATCCCTGCTGTCTGGAAGTTTAAGAAAGCACAGAAGATGGCAAAATTAGCGCAGTATGCAGAAGCGGTTTTTGCCATTCATGATGGCAATGATGAACAAAAAGCAGATGCGGCTATTGCTAGAACAGAGGCTTTTTTTGAGGTAATGGGTAACAAAACTCGTTTGTCCGCTTATGGTCTGACAGAACAAGATATTCCTGCTATTTCAGAGAAATTACAACAACATGGGCATATCAAACTTGGTGAATATGGTGATATTACCCCCGTTGAAGTTCAACAGATCTTGAAATTAGCATTATAA